A genome region from Pristis pectinata isolate sPriPec2 chromosome 40, sPriPec2.1.pri, whole genome shotgun sequence includes the following:
- the slc39a1 gene encoding zinc transporter ZIP1 isoform X2: MAEAGPGKVPLEPGVDLRMSPGTEVKVVSLALLLGLTVLSGLLPVCALRGAAAVAGGSAGAGQRRVLSLLSCLAGGVFLATCLLDLLPDYLEDMAAVLDKMKIVLEFPLPEFIVAMGFFLVLIMEQITLACRDQAGNTEETRALLGRPSPHHEGLSPREEAAPHLHVDFNSHSAIRCLVLVLALSLHSVFEGLALGVQQTSAKVVEICVALSVHKCIVAFSLTLKLVQSRLRWTAVVACVVTFAVMSPLGIGLGIMLTEDSSHQLVRAVLEGMATGTFIYITFMEILPHELNSSHQRILKVIMLILGFSLVTGVLFIKV; this comes from the exons ATGGCAGAAGCGGGGCCGGGGAAGGTGCCGTTGGAACCGGGCGTAGACCTGAGGATGAGTCCCGGGACGGAGGTGAAGGTGGTCTCGCTCGCCCTGCTGCTGGGCCTGACCGTGCTGAGCGGGCTGCTGCCGGTGTGCGCCCTGAGGGGAGCGGCGGCCGTGGCGGGAGGCTCGGCCGGAGCAG GCCAGCGCCGCGTTCTCAGTCTGCTCAGCTGCCTGGCTGGGGGGGTGTTCTTAGCCACCTGCCTCCTGGACTTGCTCCCAGACTACCTGGAAGATATGGCTGCGGTGTTGGACAAGATGAAGATCGTC CTGGAGTTCCCGCTGCCCGAGTTCATCGTCGCCATGGGCTTCTTCCTGGTGCTCATCATGGAGCAGATCACCCTGGCCTGTCGGGACCAGGCCGGGAACACGGAGGAGACCAGGGCGTTGCTGGGCCGTCCGTCGCCACACCACGAGGGCCTGTCCCCCCGCGAGGAGGCCGCCCCCCACCTCCACGTGGACTTCAACTCCCACTCGGCCATCCGCTGCCTGGTGCTGGTGCTGGCACTGTCCCTGCACTCAGTGTTTGAGGGGCTGGCGCTGGGCGTGCAGCAGACCAGCGCCAAGGTGGTGGAGATCTGCGTCGCCCTCTCCGTCCACAAGTGCATCGTGGCCTTCAGCTTGACCCTGAAGCTGGTGCAGAGCCGGCTGAGGTGGACGGCGGTGGTGGCCTGTGTTGTCACCTTCGCCGTCATGTCACCCCTGGGCATCGGACTGGGCATCATGCTGACTGAGGACTCCAGCCACCAGCTCGTCCGTGCCGTGCTGGAGGGCATGGCCACTGGCACCTTCATCTATATCACCTTCATGGAGATCCTGCCCCATGAGCTCAACTCATCCCACCAGCGCATCCTCAAGGTCATCATGCTCATCCTGGGCTTCTCCCTCGTCACCGGCGTCCTCTTCATCAAGGTATGA
- the slc39a1 gene encoding zinc transporter ZIP1 isoform X1 has translation MAEAGPGKVPLEPGVDLRMSPGTEVKVVSLALLLGLTVLSGLLPVCALRGAAAVAGGSAGAGQRRVLSLLSCLAGGVFLATCLLDLLPDYLEDMAAVLDKMKIVLEFPLPEFIVAMGFFLVLIMEQITLACRDQAGNTEETRALLGRPSPHHEGLSPREEAAPHLHVDFNSHSAIRCLVLVLALSLHSVFEGLALGVQQTSAKVVEICVALSVHKCIVAFSLTLKLVQSRLRWTAVVACVVTFAVMSPLGIGLGIMLTEDSSHQLVRAVLEGMATGTFIYITFMEILPHELNSSHQRILKVIMLILGFSLVTGVLFIKCGTELAFGC, from the exons ATGGCAGAAGCGGGGCCGGGGAAGGTGCCGTTGGAACCGGGCGTAGACCTGAGGATGAGTCCCGGGACGGAGGTGAAGGTGGTCTCGCTCGCCCTGCTGCTGGGCCTGACCGTGCTGAGCGGGCTGCTGCCGGTGTGCGCCCTGAGGGGAGCGGCGGCCGTGGCGGGAGGCTCGGCCGGAGCAG GCCAGCGCCGCGTTCTCAGTCTGCTCAGCTGCCTGGCTGGGGGGGTGTTCTTAGCCACCTGCCTCCTGGACTTGCTCCCAGACTACCTGGAAGATATGGCTGCGGTGTTGGACAAGATGAAGATCGTC CTGGAGTTCCCGCTGCCCGAGTTCATCGTCGCCATGGGCTTCTTCCTGGTGCTCATCATGGAGCAGATCACCCTGGCCTGTCGGGACCAGGCCGGGAACACGGAGGAGACCAGGGCGTTGCTGGGCCGTCCGTCGCCACACCACGAGGGCCTGTCCCCCCGCGAGGAGGCCGCCCCCCACCTCCACGTGGACTTCAACTCCCACTCGGCCATCCGCTGCCTGGTGCTGGTGCTGGCACTGTCCCTGCACTCAGTGTTTGAGGGGCTGGCGCTGGGCGTGCAGCAGACCAGCGCCAAGGTGGTGGAGATCTGCGTCGCCCTCTCCGTCCACAAGTGCATCGTGGCCTTCAGCTTGACCCTGAAGCTGGTGCAGAGCCGGCTGAGGTGGACGGCGGTGGTGGCCTGTGTTGTCACCTTCGCCGTCATGTCACCCCTGGGCATCGGACTGGGCATCATGCTGACTGAGGACTCCAGCCACCAGCTCGTCCGTGCCGTGCTGGAGGGCATGGCCACTGGCACCTTCATCTATATCACCTTCATGGAGATCCTGCCCCATGAGCTCAACTCATCCCACCAGCGCATCCTCAAGGTCATCATGCTCATCCTGGGCTTCTCCCTCGTCACCGGCGTCCTCTTCATCAAG TGTGGAACTGAACTTGCATTTGGATGTTGA